The Glycine soja cultivar W05 chromosome 19, ASM419377v2, whole genome shotgun sequence genomic sequence ATGtgattcctttattttttttaggtgtTTAGAACTAAAGTGTAGTGTTAGGTTCACttatatgattatttataaCCTATTGGTGTAAGAGACTATCATGTGAAAGAGTGtgattcctttattttttaggtATTTAGCCAACTATGtgttgtaaaataataataataataataataattgactcTCAACTTACAAGATAAGATTGAGAATAAGGTTGTTTATCAATcattttgaatcaattttaagttaaaaatacatttattccaaaaattaaaacatatttggttCAGTTTGAATTgtcttcttaaaaatattaaaatataatttaaattggatTGAATGATTCCATTTTTATGATACATCCTTACAAGATAGATAACTTCAATCTTTAGAgtgtgtgtttttctttttgaaaatatttgagtATTTGATGCTAATAATTATAATCCAAtctaatctaataaaaaaaatagttgttttgcattttgattTGTACGAGTTTTTGTTTAttcaatttttggttttttatttatttttattggattGGTTTGAGAAGACTTCTAGATGATAGCATCTTAATTAGAACCAAATTAGACTAGTTAGTTCAATTGTGCACTATTCTTCCAACTAACAATTGTGCACTAAGCGGCTGACATAACAACAAACGCAAAACATCCAAAGAATTAATGGATCTCTCAAAAAGGATTTGGTGCCTTATGAATTTCAAATGACAATCTTTGAAATGCAATTACTCAAGTGCAGCAAGGAGAAAAATTATGAAGAGCGAACTGGAACAAGGGTTGGACAAGGCTGAAGCAATTTTGTGTACGTTTTCTAATGTTGTAGAACTATCAGAGAAAGTACGAGTTCTTCGTAATTAAGGGAAAATGGTGGATGCAGAGAATGCTGGTTTGCCAGGATTGAGGAATGAACAATGAAAACTCTTATGAAAATGTTTAGTTACCATAAACAACCTACAAGTGAAAAAAGATGATTGTGGTAAGCATAAAAGTTCTAAAGAAACTATCAACACAGGAGCAGAAATGAATCTATATGAAAACCTGAAACTTAAGAATGATCTAATTTCCTAACTTGTATTGCAATTTGATTTATGCCATAGCTAATAAATGAGTCAAATTTTGGCGTCCGAATTACAAATGACATAGGAAATTTACAAGAAATTTGGTATACTCTGATATAAATCTAAACATATGCAGACTTAAAGAGTCATTTTACTTGATTTATTGCATTAACATGATGTACTATTGTGAGAAAGTAATCCATATGTTGAAAGGGGAGCAAGAGTGCTAGAGAGAAAGGGAGGGGAGGGGGTGTGTGTTGTCCCGTGAGTGAGGGAGGgagaaatttttatttgagCCCTTTAGTCATCTTTTGTTTGTCATTTAAAATTAGTATATATCAAAGCAACAAGTCaggaatgaataaaaaaaaagcaataagtCAAGAACAATATTGAATAAGATTCATTTCTTCAGTAATAAATTTCCCTATTCTATCTCTCTCTTCCTAGGTAATATAAATAAGCTTTGCTTATAACCTAAGAAATGCAATGTTCTCTGCCCACCAAGCAAGTTTTATTGCAGCTTTTATTCTGTATAAAGGTcatgtatttttgtttcttttatatataccaCTGCCATATCTATCTCATTGTCACAAGTCACACATCTCCTTTAAaccaaagagaaagaagaaaagatgggCCTATCTCTGCCGAAACTTGCACCTGGTTCCACACCTAACTCTCATCTTGTTCTTATTTCTTTGACATGTTATTTCTCTCATGCATGTAACTCTAGCTCATGATTTTGATTATGCAAATGCATGGATATGATGAAAGCAACCTTAATTATTGTACTGATTAAATTGAACAATAATTACATTACATATCCACTGTGCAGAGCTATGtttcttatattaattataatttagagTTCCTTATAtaatcattctttttttttgttctgaaaattcTGAGGCAGGTGCTGACAAAAAAAAGCACGAAGAACTTGTCCCAATTATAGAGGAAATCTATAAAGAGAAAGTCAAAAACGCCAAAGAATTTTCAGAATTCTACCATGCAGTATGCGAGATAGTCGAGTACTTAACCAATTTCATATTGAAAAACTTgcctaatttaataattaataagcataCGTAAAGTGACATATGCTACCACctataaataatgtttttctcTGTCACAATTTTACGTTGTGCTTTGTCAGGCAACTCAATGAAAAGCTTGGAAACACGCAGATCAAACTCCCAGAGACAAAGGCTATTGAGAAGGAGTACAGGGTACGTACGTAGGTGCATATTTCTATCATTATATGAGATATGGATTACTGATCGTTGATGATTAACCCAAGTTCATTGTTTACATAATTGTTTTGTTAACAtgtcttttttacttttacactAACACagtaatgtttaaaataaataaataaaaactcaatAACTCACTTTAATGTGTCAAAACCCCTATACATTACACTGACACCCTTAATAATTATCCAGAAAATCATATTACACCATGCAACCCTATAAGGGGTTGCTgtaattattaagaaaaaaaatatagtcatGTGTAATCTcaataaaataaaggaatttTCAGGGAGTGtgtaattattctaaaaaaaattagataaataacTAAGGAATTTTCAGGGAGTGtgtaattattctaaaaaaaattagataaataactattttgatttctaaatgtataaatttatgatagtttaaatctttttttaaaaaaaaacagaattttattgactttttttatGTAAAGTATATATCAGTAAATTAATATCAATGTCATACGTGtctttatttatgttatgtatgtgtatctatctatatataaaacaaaaattataatttagttcaATATTGTTGGATAAAAGAATCAGCAATGATATTATAATAGTATATTTTATTCTGGacaaaagaatccaaaaaaaaaaaaaactaggatgtaaaaagtgaaataactATGTCCTATCGTGCAACagaattttcattcttttgtgACTAAATTTTCACTGGTTTGCACATGTTATTTACCcgaataaatgttaaaaaagtgTATAGAATTACTAGGTTTCTCGTTGATAATTTTAGCTAGCATATTATAGCAATTTTTGTTCTGTATAATTAATAGTtgcttgtttttttaattgcatGTGTAGAAGCGTCGTGGAGATAATGACACTGACAAAAAGCCACTGACAAAAGCAGAATTCCAGGAGATCATGCAAAATTTGGTGAAGACATCAGGATTCACTGGTATAGGAGCAAAGGAAGCAATCTTGTGCATCTTTGGTGTTCCATTGGCTGCTCTGTTCATAAAGCAAAGAGTGATGCCTGAGGCAGTTCGTGATGAGTTCTTCATCCCAGGAGTAACTTCTGCAACGGTTTTCACCCTTGCTGCTCTTAACAAGATTTGATATATATTATGCTATAACCAACCCATAATGTGTTTTGGTTGAGACCTTCAAGGCACGCAAACGCATAATATTTATATCTGTGTTCCAATTGATCGGTTGCATGAATTCATACTCACCTCTTTATGCATATAGTCAAATTCTCCAAAGTCTTAAATGTTGGGTAAGCAATGCtccttcaaataaaattacCCATACACATGATATTgagaacacaacaaagattaTACCTTAGAAAAAGTAATAAGAATTAAGAAGTTAGCTTGATTCGACACCTCTTGCATACTTTCTCAAAAATATTtcactatcacaaaaatgattgtaAGTTTATAATCTATCATAAATTGTGTATTACTCTACAAACCCTAGTACCCCATATAATAGTTACaagaaataataacatttttctctCAATGACTTTATTTCACAATTTCTCTTCTTACACACTCTTTCTTATCTTCTCCTCTAATTCTCTTCTTTGCTTATGATGAAGATTGTcatcaattataataaataagttctcttaaaagttgaaagaaaaataaattcattaaaatagaCTTTAAAATGTAATCTTTCAATTTACATTTAAATCACCTAAATTTTagtgttaaaaatttaatttccattatatattaaatatacctTATTTTTTGACTTGAAAATCACAACAATTAATGGTTCCATAGCTACTCTAATGtgaacatcatttttttaatgaattaatcACATTAGGAATGTTCAAAAactgaattattttattgtagactgaaaaaattaaactgaaaatttGTGGAAAAAAAGTCAgagaaaccaaaaacaaaaaactaatttaacatgATTGGATTAAATTGTAGATCCAATTATGTAATTTAACTTAATTGAAACCAAATTTATATACACATAAATTCATTTATGAAATTAGCATCCCTAGCTGTGTTATGTGTTATttgaaattaggaaaaaaaacctCAGAAATGTGCTAATTTACTCTTAGATAAATTAAAAGgtgaaaagtaattaattatattaagattaaattatctttttttgtcttttattttatgacaatttttaacagtgtaaaatttttaaaattattaacaatgTCAATTTCAAATGGAtggaatgaaaattttgaacaaatttaaaaaataaaagactaaaatgattttaaaaaaaaataaaggatcaaattgaagaaaaaaaaataaaagaaaggacaAAAATTCATTTAGCCTTATATTAATTaggtatttttctttattattaatgtttatttagttaattaatgtttatttatttaaattaaaatatatataatttattaactattattactactattttaatatttttatatatgaaatatagAACTTTTCTATTACAATAATTTcaacttatttaaaatatatatgttttttatgtttttttaagaattattttatattttttattatagcaTTTAAATTCAAGGGCCAGTTTAAGATAGTAAGAGTAGTGAATTCTAATATCACCTAACAAACTACAAGAAGCCAGCACTGATTGTTTTGAGGTGAGCTTTAGAGAGAGAAGGCATGAGATAATCAAGGTCCACAAAATTGCTGGAGAGAGATTGAAGGGGCATTTTGTAGGAAAGAATCTGCACTTGAAGTTGCAATTGAATCAACTATTATATGAATCACAATATTGAAAATTGATGGTTATTATCTAACTTTGTACTGTAattgacaaaaaagaaaataactgtTGTCAAAACGTTATTCTTTCATCAAATGGAGACATTAAATGCCAATGGTTTGACAGTGATTACGCACATTAAACCAAAACAAATTGGAAAATTTGTTAAATAGCCCTGAGAATAGCATGCAAACACCTTGATTTTAGCACCAGTCTCCATATGTCATGGCTCTTAGAGGTTATAGGAGATGCGACCCACAAGAGCATGAACTTTTCAAGGTTCCATATTCAAAGATATCACAACATACACATACCTTCATGAATTAATTAATCACATGACACGTGCACCAAATTAAGGACAGGTCCTCTAACTTACTTTGCAAGTGACAACTGTCAATAGTTTGACATAGTTTTGACGAGCATCGTACGTGCGCATTTCCTGTAACATCAACATGTCCCCAAACTCTTTGGAAATTATCatgcaaagaaacaaaaaagctTGGGACAACATCAGAGTTCGTTTTGGTTCATCAGAAAAAACGCGCATGGTAGCATCAATCTCTTCAAATTGTCGttacatgtttttttctttcaaggATGCATAAACAAAACCATGATTTAAATGcatttgttcatgtggggtacTGTCCATGATTATTTATAGTAAGTACCAGATGTGAAGAGAGAACAAAGCAAAATGATTGGAAAAGATAGCGGTGTTATGAAGGCATGGGAGGCAACGATGAGAAAGACACACGCAGTTGCCAAGAAGCGTGCAAACAGCATATTTGGGACGATATCTTTGGCACATGTTGCggatgaagaagaaaacaatgatGGTTATGATGACAACGAAGAGAATGAGAACGAGGCATTTGAGGTATACATTGAAGAGAAGGTTCTACCAAATGGGGATTACTATACAGGGGAATGGGCAAAGAACTTCCCACATGGGCTAGGGAAATACCTATGGACCGATGGGTGCATGTATGTTGGAGAATGGTTCAAAGGGAAAACAAAAGGAAAGGGTAGGTTCAGTTGGCCTTCAGGGGCCACATATGAAGGGGAGTTCAAAAGTGGTTTCATGGATGGGAATGGCACATACACAGGGTGTAATGGGGAGACTTACAAGGGGCAGTGGGTGATGAACTTGAAACATGGTCATGGTTTCAAGAGTTATGCAAATGGGGATTGGTATGATGGGGAGTGGAGGAAGGATTTGCAGGATGGGGAGGGAAGGTATGAGTGGAAGGATGAGAGCCATTATGTTGGGGAATGGAGGAATGGGACTATGTGGGGTAAAGGGTCTTTTGTTTGGGCCAACAATGGGAAAGTGTTTGAAGGGTTTTGGGAAGATGGTTTGCCAAAAGGGAAAGGCACTTTCAAGTGGCACGATGGGAGTTTTTATGAGGGAAATTTCAGCAAGGATGGTAAGGATCAGAATGGGACATACCATCCCTGTGAGTCATCAGAGGGGGAAGGGCATAGTGAATGGGACCCTCAACAGTTGTATAATGAGTTGAACGGGTATTCAGTTTGCCCTGGGGAGAAGGTTCAGGTTATGCCATCACACAAGAGGCTTGCGATTTGGAGGTCTACAAAGACAGGGGAGAGTGCTAAAAATAGGAGAATGTCAGTGGATGGGAGGGTGAGTGTTGGCTTGGAGAGGCCAAGTGATAGGTTGCAAATATGGGATGGTGGGGAGAGTGATGCTAGAACTCCAACTATGGGGAGTGATTTGGATGAAGATTTGATGGCTTTACGTGTAGATGATGGTAGTGAAAGTTTGACTCAACTCCAACCTCTGAAAGCACCCAAGAAATCAAAGAGGCAGGGAGAGACCATATGCAAAGGACACAAAAATTATGAGCTTATGCTTAATTTGCAGCTGGGAATCAGgtaggtgtgtgtgtgtgtgagtatGTTGGATATCTTTCTTAAAATTTCCAACCTGGTAGAAATCTAGTTGTTTATGTTTCTCTCAGGGTTATTTGTATCAATTAGTTGCTTTAGTTATGTTACTTATTCACCAAAATGATTACAGTTAGAATAACAAAAAGCCCAGTAAAAGAGAGTTGAAATGGCCCATAGGGATAACTAAAGCTTGCTTTATTTTCTGGCTCTATGTATActtccatgatctccttgcctACCAAATTGCATTTCATTATCTCTTAATCATATTATGTCAATGAGTTATATATCATCTCAAGTGTCAACCACCTCTcaatagaaaggaaaaatgacTTCTATGGTTCATTATGTTtcttttaagaataaatttatttcctCTTATTCATATAACTCCACCttacaaaataaaacaacaattttatattttttgcatGCACAATTTGACGGGTTATGCAATtgtttatatacatatacatatatatatatatatatatatatatatatatataaataaaattgtagaCTCTCTAATTGCTTTCTTTTTGTGCCTATAACTttataatatttcatatttttgtaatttcttgGACTTTATAGGCATTCTGTTGCAAGGCCTGCTCCAACAGCATCACTTGATCTCAAGCCTTCAGCTTTTGACCCTAAGGAGAAAGTGTGGACAAGATTTCCACCCGAAGGATCCAAATACA encodes the following:
- the LOC114399798 gene encoding phosphatidylinositol 4-phosphate 5-kinase 5-like, with product MIGKDSGVMKAWEATMRKTHAVAKKRANSIFGTISLAHVADEEENNDGYDDNEENENEAFEVYIEEKVLPNGDYYTGEWAKNFPHGLGKYLWTDGCMYVGEWFKGKTKGKGRFSWPSGATYEGEFKSGFMDGNGTYTGCNGETYKGQWVMNLKHGHGFKSYANGDWYDGEWRKDLQDGEGRYEWKDESHYVGEWRNGTMWGKGSFVWANNGKVFEGFWEDGLPKGKGTFKWHDGSFYEGNFSKDGKDQNGTYHPCESSEGEGHSEWDPQQLYNELNGYSVCPGEKVQVMPSHKRLAIWRSTKTGESAKNRRMSVDGRVSVGLERPSDRLQIWDGGESDARTPTMGSDLDEDLMALRVDDGSESLTQLQPLKAPKKSKRQGETICKGHKNYELMLNLQLGIRHSVARPAPTASLDLKPSAFDPKEKVWTRFPPEGSKYTPPHPSCDFKWKDYCPVVFRTLRKLFKVDPADYMLSICGNDALRELSSPGKSGSFFYLTHDDRYMIKTMKKAEVKVLLRMLPAYYNNFRDQQNTLLTKYYGLHCVKLNGPIQKKVRFIIMGNLFCSEYITHRRYDLKGSSLGRFSDKPETEISETTILKDLDLNFIFRLEKSRFEEFCRQVDKDCELLEQEGIMDYSLLLGIYFKDISPDGEIIPLQSHTPTGDSENEGTPHTSSEDTDQSHYDPSSIILGMNMPAKVERTIRRSGCELQLVGEPIGEFYNGVLTFGIIDILQDYDISKKLEHAYKSIQYDATSISAVDPIQYSRRFRDFIFRIFTEDS
- the LOC114399706 gene encoding uncharacterized protein LOC114399706, which produces MGLSLPKLAPGADKKKHEELVPIIEEIYKEKVKNAKEFSEFYHAVCEIVEQLNEKLGNTQIKLPETKAIEKEYRKRRGDNDTDKKPLTKAEFQEIMQNLVKTSGFTGIGAKEAILCIFGVPLAALFIKQRVMPEAVRDEFFIPGVTSATVFTLAALNKI